A segment of the Strix uralensis isolate ZFMK-TIS-50842 chromosome 23, bStrUra1, whole genome shotgun sequence genome:
GGGCAAAGGGCAGCCCAAGGATGCCACAGACCAGTAAGTGTCCATTTAAAAAATCTCCCTGCCCAAACACATCCTTGCACGGTTTCAATTTTGGGGGGTAGGgggtaaaaaaccccaacccccaaagCCTTGAGGTCCCACACAGATGCTGCCAGCAGCACGATACCTGCTACAACAACCTCCAGAGCTACCACTGCAATGCCAAGATTCAGGGATACCACTATGGCTGGCGCAGAGGCAGCCCCTCCTGCAGTAAGTAGGACCCTGGCAAagggggtgtcaccccccccccccgcaagctGGGGCTGACCGTGGgctgccctctgcctgcaggAAGGAGCTCCTGGTGTGCCCAGCTCTCCTGCGAGTGCGACCGCAGCCTGGCCCTTTGCCTGAAGCAAAACATCTGGACCTACAGCAAACGTTACCT
Coding sequences within it:
- the LOC141953842 gene encoding basic phospholipase A2 daboxin P-like; translation: MNSLLAFAVLFAWGLSPAHGSLWNLNKMITKTTGKNALLHYSSYGCYCGWGGKGQPKDATDQCCQQHDTCYNNLQSYHCNAKIQGYHYGWRRGSPSCRRSSWCAQLSCECDRSLALCLKQNIWTYSKRYLFYPKHRC